From the genome of Papaver somniferum cultivar HN1 chromosome 2, ASM357369v1, whole genome shotgun sequence, one region includes:
- the LOC113348570 gene encoding chitin elicitor receptor kinase 1-like isoform X2 — MVPIGRRRIIKSKGEIQFKLGFVFWGILFLFSSIGEVECQCRRGCDLALAYYDIWAGTNLTFTSKIFSTSDQEILKYNPQVPNKDLILADDILNVPFRCDCIQEQRLGHNFTYTLQPGDTYEKIVKYYSNLTTKEDLSRDNPSYNPNNILDGSLVNVIVNCSCGDEKVDDYGLFVTYPLLPGDNLSSIAKKFNISSDLLRSYNPKTDFSSGKGVVFFPGKDETGNYPRLKASTGGLPTGAIVGIAVGIVAFALLLAVCTYIVLSKKKKAKKALLLFETSEGSRGNFNKSVELASPTALASPRVTGITVDKSVEFTYEELARATDDFSLANKIGQGGFGAVYYAELRGEKAAIKKMDMQASKEFLAELKVLTRVHHLNLVRLIGYCVEGSLFLVYEFIDSGNLSEHLRGTEKEPLPWSTRVHIALDSARGLEYIHEHTVPVYIHRDIKSANILVDRNFRGKVADFGLTKLTEVGSGSLQTRVVGTFGYMPPEYAQWGDITPKVDVYAFGVVLYELISAKEAVVRSNGSSVESRGLVSMFEEVLNQPESNEDLRKLVDPRLGDNYPFDSIRKVAQLAKACTQENPQLRPSMRSIVVALMTLSSSTEDWDVGSFYENHGLVNLMSGR, encoded by the exons ATGGTACctataggaagaagaagaataataaagAGTAAAGGGGAGATTCAGtttaaactagggtttgtgttttgggggattttgtttttgttctcgAGTATTGGAGAAGTAGAATGCCAGTGCAGAAGGGGATGTGATCTCGCTTTAGCTTATTATGATATATGGGCAGGTACAAACCTTACATTCACTTCGAAAATTTTTAGTACTAGTGACCAGGAGATTCTCAAGTACAATCCTCAAGTTCCTAACAAAGATCTCATTTTAGCTGATGACATATTGAATGTCCCTTTTAGATGTGATTGCATTCAGGAACAACGATTAGGTCACAATTTTACTTATACTCTCCAACCTGGTGATACTTATGAAAAAATCGTTAAATATTACTCTAATCTTACTACCAAAGAAGACTTGAGTAGAGATAACCCCTCTTATAATCCTAACAATATACTTGATGGCTCCCTGGTAAATGTCATTGTAAATTGCTCTTGTGGAGATGAAAAGGTGGATGATTATGGGTTGTTCGTGACTTATCCTTTACTTCCTGGTGATAACTTGAGTTCTATTGCTAAGAAATTCAATATCAGTTCTGATTTGCTACGGAGTTACAACCCGAAAACGGATTTCAGCAGCGGGAAGGGTGTGGTGTTTTTTCCTGGCAAAG ATGAAACGGGAAACTACCCACGCTTGAAAGCGAG CACAG GAGGACTTCCCACTGGAGCCATTGTTGGAATAGCAGTTGGAATAGTAGCTTTTGCACTATTATTGGCAGTTTGTACATATATTGTACTTTCTAAAAAGAAAAAGGCGAAGAAGGCATTATTGCTCTTCGAAACATCTGAAG GTTCTCGAGGCAATTTTAATAAATCAGTCGAATTAGCTTCTCCAACCGCCCTTGCTTCACCTAGGGTAACAGGTATCACGGTGGATAAATCAGTCGAGTTTACATATGAAGAGCTCGCCAGGGCGACCGATGACTTCAGTTTGGCTAATAAAATTGGTCAAGGTGGTTTTGGAGCTGTTTACTATGCTGAGCTTAGAGGCGAG AAAGCTgcaatcaagaagatggatatgcaAGCATCAAAAGAGTTCCTCGCTGAACTGAAAGTTCTTACTCGGGTTCATCACTTGAATCTG GTGCGCTTGATTGGATATTGTGTCGAGGGTTCTTTGTTTTTAGTGTACGAGTTCATTGACAGTGGAAACCTAAGTGAACATTTACGTGGAACAG AGAAGGAACCATTGCCGTGGTCCACAAGGGTGCACATTGCTCTCGATTCTGCAAGAGGTCTTGAATACATCCACGAGCACACAGTTCCTGTTTACATTCATCGTGATATCAAATCTGCAAACATTCTGGTAGACAGGAACTTCCGCGGAAAG GTTGCAGATTTTGGGTTAACAAAGCTAACTGAAGTTGGAAGTGGATCCTTGCAAACACGGGTTGTGGGTACATTTGGATACATGCCGCCTGA GTATGCTCAGTGGGGTGATATTACCCCCAAGGTTGATGTCTATGCTTTCGGGGTTGTCCTGTATGAACTTATATCAGCAAAAGAAGCTGTGGTTAGATCAAATGGTTCCAGTGTTGAATCAAGAGGACTCGTCTCTATG TTTGAAGAAGTTCTTAATCAGCCCGAGTCAAATGAAGATCTTCGCAAACTAGTCGACCCTAGGCTTGGAGACAACTACCCTTTTGATTCAATCCGTAAG GTGGCTCAACTTGCAAAAGCTTGCACGCAAGAGAACCCTCAATTGAGACCTAGCATGAGGTCAATTGTGGTCGCATTAATGACACTTTCATCATCAACTGAAGATTGGGATGTTGGCTCCTTCTATGAAAACCACGGTCTAGTGAATCTAATGTCAGGAAGGTAA
- the LOC113348570 gene encoding chitin elicitor receptor kinase 1-like isoform X1 yields MVPIGRRRIIKSKGEIQFKLGFVFWGILFLFSSIGEVECQCRRGCDLALAYYDIWAGTNLTFTSKIFSTSDQEILKYNPQVPNKDLILADDILNVPFRCDCIQEQRLGHNFTYTLQPGDTYEKIVKYYSNLTTKEDLSRDNPSYNPNNILDGSLVNVIVNCSCGDEKVDDYGLFVTYPLLPGDNLSSIAKKFNISSDLLRSYNPKTDFSSGKGVVFFPGKDETGNYPRLKASTAGGLPTGAIVGIAVGIVAFALLLAVCTYIVLSKKKKAKKALLLFETSEGSRGNFNKSVELASPTALASPRVTGITVDKSVEFTYEELARATDDFSLANKIGQGGFGAVYYAELRGEKAAIKKMDMQASKEFLAELKVLTRVHHLNLVRLIGYCVEGSLFLVYEFIDSGNLSEHLRGTEKEPLPWSTRVHIALDSARGLEYIHEHTVPVYIHRDIKSANILVDRNFRGKVADFGLTKLTEVGSGSLQTRVVGTFGYMPPEYAQWGDITPKVDVYAFGVVLYELISAKEAVVRSNGSSVESRGLVSMFEEVLNQPESNEDLRKLVDPRLGDNYPFDSIRKVAQLAKACTQENPQLRPSMRSIVVALMTLSSSTEDWDVGSFYENHGLVNLMSGR; encoded by the exons ATGGTACctataggaagaagaagaataataaagAGTAAAGGGGAGATTCAGtttaaactagggtttgtgttttgggggattttgtttttgttctcgAGTATTGGAGAAGTAGAATGCCAGTGCAGAAGGGGATGTGATCTCGCTTTAGCTTATTATGATATATGGGCAGGTACAAACCTTACATTCACTTCGAAAATTTTTAGTACTAGTGACCAGGAGATTCTCAAGTACAATCCTCAAGTTCCTAACAAAGATCTCATTTTAGCTGATGACATATTGAATGTCCCTTTTAGATGTGATTGCATTCAGGAACAACGATTAGGTCACAATTTTACTTATACTCTCCAACCTGGTGATACTTATGAAAAAATCGTTAAATATTACTCTAATCTTACTACCAAAGAAGACTTGAGTAGAGATAACCCCTCTTATAATCCTAACAATATACTTGATGGCTCCCTGGTAAATGTCATTGTAAATTGCTCTTGTGGAGATGAAAAGGTGGATGATTATGGGTTGTTCGTGACTTATCCTTTACTTCCTGGTGATAACTTGAGTTCTATTGCTAAGAAATTCAATATCAGTTCTGATTTGCTACGGAGTTACAACCCGAAAACGGATTTCAGCAGCGGGAAGGGTGTGGTGTTTTTTCCTGGCAAAG ATGAAACGGGAAACTACCCACGCTTGAAAGCGAG CACAG CAGGAGGACTTCCCACTGGAGCCATTGTTGGAATAGCAGTTGGAATAGTAGCTTTTGCACTATTATTGGCAGTTTGTACATATATTGTACTTTCTAAAAAGAAAAAGGCGAAGAAGGCATTATTGCTCTTCGAAACATCTGAAG GTTCTCGAGGCAATTTTAATAAATCAGTCGAATTAGCTTCTCCAACCGCCCTTGCTTCACCTAGGGTAACAGGTATCACGGTGGATAAATCAGTCGAGTTTACATATGAAGAGCTCGCCAGGGCGACCGATGACTTCAGTTTGGCTAATAAAATTGGTCAAGGTGGTTTTGGAGCTGTTTACTATGCTGAGCTTAGAGGCGAG AAAGCTgcaatcaagaagatggatatgcaAGCATCAAAAGAGTTCCTCGCTGAACTGAAAGTTCTTACTCGGGTTCATCACTTGAATCTG GTGCGCTTGATTGGATATTGTGTCGAGGGTTCTTTGTTTTTAGTGTACGAGTTCATTGACAGTGGAAACCTAAGTGAACATTTACGTGGAACAG AGAAGGAACCATTGCCGTGGTCCACAAGGGTGCACATTGCTCTCGATTCTGCAAGAGGTCTTGAATACATCCACGAGCACACAGTTCCTGTTTACATTCATCGTGATATCAAATCTGCAAACATTCTGGTAGACAGGAACTTCCGCGGAAAG GTTGCAGATTTTGGGTTAACAAAGCTAACTGAAGTTGGAAGTGGATCCTTGCAAACACGGGTTGTGGGTACATTTGGATACATGCCGCCTGA GTATGCTCAGTGGGGTGATATTACCCCCAAGGTTGATGTCTATGCTTTCGGGGTTGTCCTGTATGAACTTATATCAGCAAAAGAAGCTGTGGTTAGATCAAATGGTTCCAGTGTTGAATCAAGAGGACTCGTCTCTATG TTTGAAGAAGTTCTTAATCAGCCCGAGTCAAATGAAGATCTTCGCAAACTAGTCGACCCTAGGCTTGGAGACAACTACCCTTTTGATTCAATCCGTAAG GTGGCTCAACTTGCAAAAGCTTGCACGCAAGAGAACCCTCAATTGAGACCTAGCATGAGGTCAATTGTGGTCGCATTAATGACACTTTCATCATCAACTGAAGATTGGGATGTTGGCTCCTTCTATGAAAACCACGGTCTAGTGAATCTAATGTCAGGAAGGTAA